GCGGTACATTCGATCGTTTGGCTGGCTAAAAGCGGAAGCATCTTGTCTAGTGCAATGATTGCAAGCCAAGTCAATTCACACGCGACCTTTATGCGTAGAGTGATGCAGTCTTTGGCAACTGCCGGAATCGTAGAGTCCAAAGGTGGAAGAGAAGGTGGGTATGTGCTTCTGAAATCTGCCGATGAGATTACATTAGGTGAGATTTATGAGGCAGTTAGTACAACGGTGGAGGAGCCTGAAGTGGATCTGGCGTGTGGAGCAAGTGCCTTACTCGATGTCGAGTTAGAAAGGATTCTCCAGGAGACGGAGCTACGGACGATTGAGTATTTACGTCAATATACGATTACTAATGTGAT
This Paenibacillus sp. FSL R5-0345 DNA region includes the following protein-coding sequences:
- a CDS encoding RrF2 family transcriptional regulator: MSTANRGVNIGPPRFKIAVHSIVWLAKSGSILSSAMIASQVNSHATFMRRVMQSLATAGIVESKGGREGGYVLLKSADEITLGEIYEAVSTTVEEPEVDLACGASALLDVELERILQETELRTIEYLRQYTITNVMERVEFFS